CCGTCTCCGCAGGCGAAGGCCACGCCTCCGGCGCCTCATCCTCCGGTCCGTAGACGACGGCACAGGCGTCGATGGCGCAGAGGGTGGCGAGCTCGCTCACCTTCTTGAGTAGACTCTGCTTCCGTTTCTTGAAGGTGGTGCGGCGCGTGGCGTCGTGCGCGATCCACCCGAGCGTAACCTTCTTCCTCGCCATTCTATTCTGCAATTAACCTTCTCCTATGACATCCAAGCCTAATTTATAGGCAACGGCCTACTCCTAATTCCCATGGGATTCAGAAAGAATCTTTGATTGGCAAAATATTTTGCAACGGTCACATATTCTTCTAGATGTCCATTAATTCTGGACAATATtaacaagcaaaaaaaaaaaaaaaaaaaaaccaaatccTTGTAAGTATAATTTTTCCACTTTATTTTTAGATGGTTACACTGTTAATGTACAAGAGGCATTTCAGTTTGGAGAAAAATGCCAGAGGATTTCATTCATCTCGTCGATGTAACGGAATGATCAAATGCGTGTGCACAGAAGATATTTCTCAACCAACTATAAACAGAAGGCTTTGTCTTACAATTGGAACAGAGCAAATCAATGATCCACAGATTCCAGTTAATGCATAAGCAATGGCACAGAACGGAAGTGCCTCCGGTTCCTTTGCAGACAGTGCTGCTGTCCCTAATCCATGAGCACTGATAAAGAAAACGCAGGCAATGATTAGTGCAAGAATATTTAATCCCAAATAGCTGGGACACTATTACAATACAAAGTGCAAGAATGCATAATCATGCAAATATTATATGCTCAATTGGAGAAATTCCAAGAAATACTAGACACAAATAGAGAGTGGAATCTCATAACAAGTTACTTATTCATAACGCTGTTACAACTTAAACTTCATCTTCCTGTTTTTGGAAAACTTTCATatctaatttttgaaattttcctcAATGAACCCAATGGTAGAATATTTTTCTCATAATTAAAATACCATGAAATTCCTTAGCAGTTCAATAAAGTACCAGAATCAAGACTAAAAGCACAATTTTAAAAATACCAATGAATGGCATTTACCTTGAAGCAAGGAATGAAAAGTTTAAACCAAGAAGATTAACAGAAAAACAATAAACTATATATCTCAGGATGGTTGAATGCTATGAACAATAATTCAACTTGTGAGAAACTTTGACAAGAATCTATCGTCAGTTAATTGTGAGCTTTCCAAACCCCATTTGATTTCAGAATTATATTTCTAAGTGTTCTAAAAACTCTAATTAATCATAATATACTAAACAAGATTTCTAATGCTGTTACAGGTGTTTATAAATCACATCAAGCTGATGTAAGTCTGTAGGAGGGCTTTAGTTAATACCTAGAAGCTGTTGCTATTCCTCTAGCAATAGGATCATCAAGGCGGAGTTTATCCATTACAGTTTGCACAAAGTTTGCTCCCACCACACCAGTTAGAACTACCGCTGCAGCAGTCAGAGATGGATTTGCACCTATAAGCACACATATCGCATAATTCAGTGATAGCCAAGATCAATATATGCttaagcaaaggaaacaagagaaTCTCATCTGCTATATAGTTGTGTCATGTTCAATGCAACAGCATAGAAATTGCTGACATTTAACTTATAAATCTAGTACTGATTCAAAGAAAACCATCTAAACTGCAGTAGTTTGATTGCAggccttaatcatgtttataaaaacaaacaaggaaaatgAGAAATGGCTGcaaattaacttataaatgtagtaCCAACTCTTGGAATAAAAAACATCTCGAGTGCAGTAGTTTAATTGTATGTCTTAACAGGTTCTAATCACAAAATATAGTTATTGTTAGTGTCAAGAGTGTACCTTCAAAGAAAGACACTATGCTCAAGGCTAATGCCACTGTTATACACCTTGGTAGGATGGAAATGGTTAAATATGGTTCTAGCCCAACAAGACGCCCTATGATTGCAGTTGAGTACAGAGAGAAAATAGTTGCAAAAATCACTGATGAGAAGATCTCAGCAGCATGTCTCTTGACAAGCTACTAGCCAAGAACACATGAGAAACTGTCAGCATAATAGTTCATATCTTAAGAAATTAAAAATGGGTTAGAGGCTGAAGACAATACCTTTCTTTGTTTAAACATAGAAAAGGCGAATGAAATTATAACAGATCCAAGAAAGCCCATAAGAATATCACCAGCTCCAGGATTTGATGACATTTTTGTAAGGTAATCAGCTGCAAAAATCAACAAAAAGCTTACAAACATAAAAACACAACATTAAAAGCAGGCTTCTGATTAGTAAAAGATGAAAAGAGAAAACTGCCTGGTGCAAATCCTTCTTGGTAAAGCTGTAGGGACAAGTATTTACAATTTTAGTTGGTTGCAACTCATTTGCTCTAAAGCCCAAAAATCAGAAAAAAGTCAAAACTTTGAGCAACACCAACAAGTTGATGAAAGTGGCAAAAGTATAGCGCAAAACCTTCACTTTTaccaataaaaataatataaatcaaGGATTTGTAGTCCCAAATCTACCAACTGTCAGATGACTACAACTAAGCCAACATAACTTGGATTGAAAGAAGAAAGCAATGAACCTAGGACAGCATCCAAGCTACTCTTTGAGAAATATCCATAAGTTACAGCTGCCAGATCAGCAGAGAGTGCACAACAGATAATTGGGTGGAATACCTTCTTCACATTAAATGGTAACCTGAGACAAAAGAATGGTAGCTCTATTAGCTGTTCATACTCCAAAATATCGCCATAAGAGAAGTTTGTTttagtttaaaatatatatatatacagaagtTTATTACCCAGAACCAACCATGTATCCCAAGACTGTTGCAGCTAGCAAGAACGGGAGGCATGTCCTTGCACTTGTACCAAGTGCTGTTGGATTAACATAAGCAAGAACAAATGTTGAAAGGAAAATAGAAGCCCAAGTCCAAAGCTCAACATTTGAAAATGGAGAGGCTTTTGGCATGGGTTCAGCTGGTATCATTTctgtttttacaagttttctcaCAGTTATTGCTGTTTGACCTGCAACAGAAAGCGACGCCAACCAGCCACCAACTGGAAATAGAAAATGATTTGTCTTTAAATACAGATCACTCGATGCAATAAAAATGTAGTTATCTAAATTTTATACTTAGC
The DNA window shown above is from Zingiber officinale cultivar Zhangliang unplaced genomic scaffold, Zo_v1.1 ctg145, whole genome shotgun sequence and carries:
- the LOC122036358 gene encoding plastidal glycolate/glycerate translocator 1, chloroplastic-like; protein product: MIPAEPMPKASPFSNVELWTWASIFLSTFVLAYVNPTALGTSARTCLPFLLAATVLGYMVGSGLPFNVKKVFHPIICCALSADLAAVTYGYFSKSSLDAVLADYLTKMSSNPGAGDILMGFLGSVIISFAFSMFKQRKLVKRHAAEIFSSVIFATIFSLYSTAIIGRLVGLEPYLTISILPRCITVALALSIVSFFEGANPSLTAAAVVLTGVVGANFVQTVMDKLRLDDPIARGIATASSAHGLGTAALSAKEPEALPFCAIAYALTGICGSLICSVPIVRQSLLFIVG